In the Halalkalicoccus sp. NIPERK01 genome, one interval contains:
- the gvpL gene encoding gas vesicle protein GvpL yields the protein MSEAQGATEFDEGRYLYCAVRVEDGDLTVEGIEDGEVRIVEHDGIGAVVQPVEAMFDSEDLAQVRRWLLSHQRVVDAAGEAFDTPVPFRFDTVIKGDDERVRGWIAENAADLEEALDSLSGRWEYRIELRWDEAGVRESLAAEDDDLADLEERIEASSEGTGYLLEKQYEQRLTERLQGRREEVAERLYDRVAEHATTVETVGNKQTLLGAGGTGETDDEYETVVQLSVLAPEESEGPIGDVLEEFVDDEGFDVRYTGPWPPYSHAPTIGGGE from the coding sequence ATGAGCGAGGCTCAGGGCGCCACGGAGTTCGACGAGGGACGCTACCTCTACTGTGCGGTCCGGGTCGAGGACGGCGACCTCACGGTCGAGGGGATCGAGGACGGCGAGGTGCGGATCGTCGAGCACGACGGGATCGGGGCGGTCGTCCAGCCCGTCGAGGCGATGTTCGACTCCGAGGACCTCGCGCAGGTCAGGCGGTGGCTGCTCAGCCACCAGCGCGTCGTCGACGCCGCGGGCGAGGCGTTCGACACCCCCGTGCCGTTCCGGTTCGACACGGTCATCAAGGGCGACGACGAGCGGGTCCGCGGGTGGATCGCCGAGAACGCGGCGGACCTCGAGGAGGCGCTCGACTCCCTGTCGGGGCGCTGGGAGTACCGCATCGAGTTGCGCTGGGACGAGGCCGGCGTGCGCGAGTCGCTCGCCGCCGAGGACGACGACCTCGCGGACCTCGAAGAACGCATCGAGGCGTCGAGCGAGGGGACGGGCTACCTGCTCGAGAAACAGTACGAACAGCGGCTCACCGAGCGCCTCCAGGGGAGGCGCGAGGAGGTCGCGGAACGGCTCTACGACCGGGTCGCGGAACACGCGACGACCGTCGAGACGGTCGGGAACAAACAGACGCTCCTCGGGGCGGGGGGCACGGGCGAGACGGACGACGAGTACGAGACGGTCGTCCAGCTCTCGGTGCTCGCGCCCGAGGAGAGCGAGGGGCCGATCGGCGACGTCCTCGAGGAGTTCGTGGACGACGAGGGGTTCGACGTCCGCTATACGGGGCCGTGGCCGCCGTACTCGCACGCGCCGACCATCGGGGGTGGGGAGTGA
- a CDS encoding DUF555 domain-containing protein — MNYLVAMEAAWLVRDVEAIDDAIGVAVSEAGKRLNQQDLDYVEVEVGATGCPACGEPFDSAYVAADTALVGLVLEMKVFNAEGEEHAQRIAKSEVGGALRDVPLSVIETFEIEEGE, encoded by the coding sequence ATGAACTATCTCGTGGCGATGGAGGCGGCGTGGCTGGTCCGCGACGTCGAGGCGATCGACGACGCGATCGGCGTCGCGGTCAGCGAGGCCGGAAAGCGACTGAACCAGCAGGACCTCGACTACGTCGAGGTCGAGGTCGGGGCGACGGGCTGTCCGGCCTGTGGCGAGCCGTTCGACTCGGCGTACGTGGCGGCCGACACCGCGCTCGTCGGCCTCGTCCTGGAGATGAAGGTGTTCAACGCCGAGGGCGAGGAACACGCCCAGCGAATCGCCAAAAGCGAGGTCGGCGGCGCGCTCCGGGACGTCCCCCTCTCGGTGATCGAGACCTTCGAGATCGAGGAGGGCGAGTAG
- the ribH gene encoding 6,7-dimethyl-8-ribityllumazine synthase, with product MVTLGLVVAQFNRSVTEEMAETARDAAEERGAEVAETLRVPGAYDSPLAADRLARREGIDAVAVVGAIVTGDTEHDRVIAQSAADALTRVSLDRDLPVTFGVSGPGMSGAEARERVGKGAEAVDAAIDLVEEL from the coding sequence ATGGTCACGCTCGGACTGGTGGTGGCGCAGTTCAACCGCTCCGTCACCGAGGAGATGGCGGAGACGGCCCGCGACGCCGCCGAGGAACGCGGCGCCGAGGTCGCCGAGACGCTCCGCGTTCCGGGCGCCTACGACAGCCCGCTCGCGGCCGACCGCCTCGCCCGGCGCGAGGGGATCGACGCGGTCGCGGTCGTGGGAGCGATCGTCACCGGCGACACCGAGCACGACCGCGTCATCGCCCAGTCGGCGGCGGACGCGCTCACGAGGGTGAGCCTCGACCGGGACCTCCCGGTGACCTTCGGCGTCAGCGGGCCGGGGATGTCCGGCGCGGAGGCCCGCGAGCGCGTCGGGAAGGGTGCGGAGGCGGTCGATGCGGCGATAGACCTGGTGGAGGAACTATGA
- a CDS encoding CBS domain-containing protein — protein sequence MNLPTPQDLRERRIELDLTQSALAERAGVSQPLIARIEGGDVDPRLSTLRRIVEALDETEGGIVRADDLMNTEVIHVGPNDAIREAVRKMDEEAYSQLPVLQNGIPVGSISQSDLVHLDADARDEPVVEHMAESFPTVSREATLDEIGNLLDHYKAVMVTESGETVGIITEADVAARLS from the coding sequence ATGAACCTTCCGACGCCGCAGGACCTGCGCGAACGGCGGATCGAACTCGATCTGACCCAGAGCGCGCTCGCCGAGCGCGCGGGCGTCTCCCAGCCGCTGATCGCCCGGATCGAGGGCGGCGACGTCGACCCGCGCCTCTCGACGCTCCGGCGGATCGTCGAGGCGCTGGACGAGACCGAGGGCGGGATCGTCCGGGCGGACGACCTGATGAACACCGAGGTGATCCACGTCGGACCCAACGACGCGATCCGCGAGGCGGTCCGGAAGATGGACGAGGAGGCCTACTCGCAGCTACCGGTGCTCCAGAACGGGATACCCGTAGGAAGCATCAGCCAGAGCGACCTCGTCCACCTCGACGCCGACGCGCGCGACGAACCCGTCGTCGAGCACATGGCCGAGAGCTTCCCGACCGTCTCGCGGGAGGCGACCCTCGACGAGATCGGCAACCTGCTCGATCACTACAAGGCGGTGATGGTGACCGAGTCCGGCGAGACGGTGGGGATCATCACCGAGGCCGACGTCGCCGCGCGCCTCTCGTAG
- the gvpJ gene encoding gas vesicle protein GvpJ — translation MSSAKPTRKQSDLADVLELVLDKGIVINADIAVTVGETELLGIEIRAAIASFETAAEYGLAFPSGTDMRRVEQASGREPLEVENDDEVNLGISASEGGSNAEDDNADGAASDPPSERPDPEVPIVTDEENEGDDDEEDGDEGVTESETDDGTNGDEDS, via the coding sequence ATGAGCAGCGCAAAACCAACCCGCAAGCAAAGCGACCTGGCGGACGTCCTCGAACTCGTCCTGGACAAGGGAATCGTCATCAACGCCGACATCGCGGTGACGGTCGGCGAGACCGAACTCCTGGGAATCGAGATCCGGGCGGCGATCGCCTCGTTCGAGACCGCCGCCGAGTACGGCCTCGCGTTCCCGAGCGGCACCGATATGCGCCGGGTCGAGCAGGCCTCCGGCCGGGAGCCCCTCGAAGTCGAGAACGACGACGAGGTGAACCTCGGGATCAGCGCGAGCGAGGGCGGGTCGAACGCCGAGGACGATAACGCGGACGGCGCCGCCAGCGACCCCCCGAGCGAACGGCCCGACCCCGAGGTCCCCATCGTCACCGACGAGGAAAACGAGGGCGACGATGACGAGGAGGACGGTGACGAGGGGGTGACCGAGAGCGAGACGGACGACGGGACGAACGGGGACGAGGACTCATGA
- the otsB gene encoding trehalose-phosphatase, with product MPEPTADLERFAASGVRERVENAEGLVLCTDFDGTLAPIEADPDAPEIVPENRRLLRTLRDAEDVRVAVVSGRALADVRERVGVEGIAYAGNHGLELRRRGSTVVHPIAAKHRERIGRICAALEADLSGIEGAAVEDKSVTATVHYRKTPEAKVARVREAVETVLDRFGDGRIRRTDGKEIVELRPAVRWHKGMAVSLLAADYEGRLPIYIGDDTTDESAFRVVNDGLAIYVGEGETNAHYRVPTQPRVASCLAAIAEWRTTPDEGTCDRRPYRLPSA from the coding sequence ATGCCTGAACCGACCGCCGACCTCGAGCGGTTCGCCGCGAGCGGGGTCCGCGAGCGGGTCGAGAACGCCGAGGGGCTGGTGCTCTGTACCGACTTCGACGGCACGCTCGCGCCCATCGAGGCCGACCCCGACGCCCCGGAGATCGTCCCCGAGAACCGCAGGCTCCTGCGAACCCTTCGGGACGCCGAGGACGTGCGCGTCGCCGTCGTCAGCGGGCGGGCGCTCGCGGACGTCCGCGAGCGCGTCGGCGTCGAGGGGATCGCCTACGCGGGCAATCACGGCCTCGAGCTCCGGCGTCGGGGCTCGACGGTCGTCCACCCGATCGCCGCGAAACATCGGGAACGGATCGGGCGGATCTGCGCGGCGCTCGAAGCCGACCTCTCGGGGATCGAGGGTGCGGCCGTCGAGGACAAGTCGGTCACGGCGACGGTCCACTACCGAAAGACCCCCGAAGCGAAGGTCGCACGCGTTCGCGAGGCCGTCGAGACGGTCCTCGATCGGTTCGGCGACGGGCGGATCCGTCGCACCGACGGCAAGGAGATCGTCGAACTCAGGCCGGCCGTCCGCTGGCACAAGGGGATGGCCGTCTCGCTGCTGGCCGCCGACTACGAGGGGAGGCTGCCGATCTACATCGGCGACGACACCACCGACGAGTCGGCGTTCCGCGTGGTCAACGACGGCCTCGCGATCTACGTCGGGGAGGGCGAGACGAACGCCCACTACCGGGTGCCGACCCAACCGAGGGTCGCCTCGTGCCTCGCCGCGATCGCGGAGTGGCGGACGACCCCCGACGAGGGGACTTGCGATCGCAGGCCGTATCGACTACCGAGTGCTTGA
- a CDS encoding GvpL/GvpF family gas vesicle protein → MTDDALYVYGVIENEDLDIGIDGVNGAERAYTVGYQSLSAVVSDIDTVEPERSDENVQRHDEVLQTILEYDGGRTIVPMSFGMGFKNERTLKNVLRNARPVFSRTLREIDGMVELGLKVLTREDASVDPEEIAAEADERFDRISVNVVENELFSDRLVINRSYLVERDDREAFNEAVGEFEDDHEELLVQYTGPWAPYNFVDIEITAQR, encoded by the coding sequence ATGACCGACGACGCACTCTACGTCTACGGCGTGATCGAAAACGAGGACCTCGACATCGGGATCGACGGCGTCAACGGGGCCGAGCGCGCCTACACCGTCGGCTACCAGTCGCTCTCGGCGGTCGTCTCCGACATCGACACGGTCGAACCCGAACGCAGCGACGAGAACGTCCAGCGCCACGACGAGGTGCTCCAGACGATCCTCGAGTACGACGGCGGGCGGACGATCGTCCCGATGAGCTTCGGCATGGGGTTCAAGAACGAACGCACCCTGAAGAACGTGCTCCGAAACGCCCGGCCGGTGTTCTCGCGGACGCTCCGGGAGATCGACGGCATGGTCGAACTCGGGCTGAAGGTCCTCACGCGGGAGGACGCGTCGGTCGACCCCGAGGAGATCGCCGCGGAGGCCGACGAGCGCTTCGACCGGATAAGCGTTAACGTCGTGGAGAACGAACTGTTCAGTGATCGACTCGTGATAAACAGATCCTACCTCGTCGAACGCGACGACCGCGAGGCGTTCAACGAGGCCGTCGGCGAGTTCGAGGACGACCACGAGGAGCTGCTCGTCCAGTATACGGGCCCGTGGGCGCCCTACAACTTCGTCGACATCGAGATCACGGCCCAGCGTTAA
- the gvpO gene encoding gas vesicle protein GvpO, halophile-type — translation MSAAESDDEQCRALTSDGERCTRPAQDDGFCYQHGPDDETIDDHQPEESDMADQDSVSGTEIGTVREKIRQVAEDLIGRPLVSVVSVDRDRSRGDDEEDGWVAAVEILERKSVPDTQDILGRYEITLDADHEITGYRRTHRYRRDDMDQDV, via the coding sequence ATGTCCGCCGCGGAGTCAGACGACGAGCAGTGTCGGGCGCTGACGTCGGACGGGGAGCGGTGTACCCGGCCGGCACAGGACGACGGGTTCTGTTACCAACACGGACCCGACGACGAGACGATCGACGACCACCAACCGGAGGAATCAGACATGGCAGACCAAGACTCCGTCTCGGGAACCGAGATCGGGACGGTACGCGAAAAGATCAGGCAGGTCGCAGAGGACCTCATCGGCCGTCCGCTCGTGAGCGTCGTCTCCGTCGACCGCGATCGGAGTCGGGGCGACGACGAGGAGGACGGCTGGGTCGCGGCGGTCGAGATCCTCGAACGCAAGAGCGTTCCCGACACGCAGGACATCCTCGGGCGCTACGAGATCACGCTCGACGCGGATCACGAGATCACCGGCTACCGTCGGACTCATCGGTATCGCCGTGACGACATGGATCAGGACGTCTGA
- a CDS encoding pyridoxal phosphate-dependent aminotransferase translates to MEFTDRVSRVEPSATLAISQLASELEAEGADVIDLSVGEPDFPTPENVVDAGKESMDAGDTGYTSSVGISELREAIADKLRGDGLEYGPENVIVTPGAKQALYETFQTLVQEGDEVVLLDPAWVSYEAMAKLAGASLSRVDLSAHEFRLEPALEDLAETVSDETELLVVNSPSNPSGAVYTDAALEGVRDLAVEHDTTVISDEIYERIAYGEEPTPLATLEGMAERTVTINGFSKAYSMTGWRLGYLAAPEELVSEAGKLHSHSVSCATNFVQHAGCEALENAEESVEEMVEAFEDRRDLLVDLLAEHDIDVRAPEGAFYMMVPVREDDQSWCEGAIQDAHVATVPGSAFGTPGYARISYANSEERIREAVDRLVTEGYL, encoded by the coding sequence ATGGAGTTCACAGACAGAGTCAGCCGAGTCGAACCGAGCGCAACCCTCGCGATCAGCCAACTCGCGAGCGAACTCGAAGCCGAGGGCGCGGACGTGATCGACCTCTCGGTGGGCGAACCCGACTTCCCGACCCCCGAGAACGTGGTCGACGCGGGAAAAGAATCGATGGACGCCGGCGACACCGGCTACACGTCCTCGGTCGGGATTTCCGAGCTTCGGGAGGCGATAGCCGACAAACTACGGGGCGACGGCCTCGAGTACGGTCCCGAGAACGTCATCGTCACCCCGGGCGCGAAACAGGCGCTCTACGAGACGTTCCAGACGCTGGTCCAAGAGGGGGACGAGGTCGTTCTCCTCGACCCCGCGTGGGTCTCCTACGAGGCGATGGCGAAGCTCGCAGGGGCCTCCCTGTCGCGGGTCGACCTCTCGGCCCACGAGTTCCGCCTCGAACCCGCGCTCGAGGACCTCGCCGAGACGGTGAGCGACGAGACGGAACTGCTCGTGGTGAACTCCCCGAGCAACCCCTCGGGAGCGGTCTACACCGACGCCGCCCTCGAGGGCGTGCGCGATCTGGCGGTCGAACACGATACCACGGTGATCTCCGACGAGATCTACGAGCGAATCGCCTACGGCGAGGAGCCGACGCCGCTCGCGACGCTGGAGGGCATGGCCGAGCGAACCGTCACGATCAACGGCTTTTCCAAAGCGTACTCGATGACCGGATGGCGACTGGGTTATCTGGCCGCTCCTGAGGAACTCGTCAGCGAGGCGGGCAAGCTTCACTCGCACTCGGTTTCGTGTGCGACGAACTTCGTCCAGCACGCCGGCTGCGAGGCCCTCGAGAACGCCGAGGAGTCGGTCGAGGAGATGGTCGAGGCCTTCGAGGACCGGCGGGATCTGCTGGTCGACCTGCTCGCCGAACACGACATCGACGTGCGCGCGCCCGAGGGGGCGTTCTACATGATGGTTCCCGTACGTGAAGACGACCAGTCGTGGTGCGAGGGCGCGATTCAGGACGCCCACGTCGCCACGGTACCGGGGAGCGCCTTCGGCACGCCCGGCTACGCGCGGATCTCGTACGCCAACAGCGAGGAACGGATTCGAGAGGCGGTCGACCGACTAGTCACAGAGGGCTACCTGTAG
- a CDS encoding gas vesicle protein K has product MRQIDLGGEADEEGEADAASGLLALVITVVELLVEAMEKEAIRRMESGVLSPEEIERLGTQLQAIEDEIEAIKEREGIENDVGELRTELNDLLSEGIERVYEDHHEELEP; this is encoded by the coding sequence ATGAGGCAGATCGACCTCGGCGGCGAGGCCGACGAGGAAGGCGAGGCCGACGCGGCCTCCGGGCTGCTCGCGCTCGTGATCACGGTCGTCGAGTTGCTCGTCGAGGCGATGGAGAAGGAGGCGATCCGGCGCATGGAGTCGGGTGTGCTCAGTCCCGAGGAGATCGAGCGCCTCGGGACCCAACTGCAGGCCATCGAGGACGAGATCGAGGCGATCAAGGAACGCGAGGGGATCGAGAACGACGTCGGCGAGCTACGGACCGAACTGAACGACCTCCTCAGCGAGGGAATCGAACGGGTCTACGAGGACCACCACGAGGAACTGGAGCCATGA
- the gvpA gene encoding gas vesicle protein GvpA produces MSQARPSTSSLAEVLDRILDKGAVIDIWVRVSLVGIEILTVEARVVIASVDTFLHYAREISKIEQAEEEGDLDDLEDIEIEASAESS; encoded by the coding sequence ATGAGTCAAGCAAGACCAAGCACGTCAAGCCTCGCAGAGGTGCTCGATCGCATCCTCGATAAGGGTGCGGTTATCGACATCTGGGTACGGGTCTCGCTCGTCGGGATCGAGATCCTCACCGTCGAGGCCCGCGTCGTGATCGCCTCCGTCGACACCTTCCTCCACTACGCGAGGGAGATATCGAAGATCGAACAAGCGGAGGAGGAGGGGGACTTAGACGACCTCGAGGACATCGAGATCGAGGCGTCCGCCGAGTCCTCGTAA
- a CDS encoding trehalose-6-phosphate synthase, whose translation MNDRQLSPRVLEALSGRELIVVSNRQPYAHSREDGEITVSRPAGGLTAGIDPVMQRTEGTWIAWGDGDADFEVAEDGRVRVPPDDPSYTLSRIDLSEEDLEGYYYGYSNQALWPLCHGMIYPVRCDGRDFERYRAVNRRFAEAVVEEAEKGSLIWFQDYHFGLAPRFVRREAPEALLTQFWHIPWPTANTYEVCPQAEALLDGLLANDLLVFHTAEYVENFLECVAETVPDATVDRDRRIVRRGDRTTTVRAFPLGIDAERTEELASESGVWSDLAERYGIGGQTVALGVDRLDYTKGIPERIDAIERFFEENPDWRGEFTYVQNGSASRSEIASYEYLQQRVDTAIQRVNRRFGTGEWQPIVRIDEMLPEEELYALYRHSDLALVSALRDGMNLVAKEYVASQIDGDGVLLLSKFAGAHAELGEDAVTINPFDTQAFAEAIERALSLSAAEREERMAAQRRRVTEYDLQAWMNDVLETALDCEPAHDRSVTHA comes from the coding sequence ATGAACGACCGACAGCTGAGTCCTCGCGTCCTCGAGGCGCTCTCGGGGCGCGAGTTGATCGTCGTCTCGAACCGCCAGCCGTACGCCCACAGCCGCGAGGACGGCGAGATCACCGTCTCGCGGCCGGCCGGCGGGCTCACCGCCGGGATCGACCCGGTGATGCAGCGCACCGAGGGGACGTGGATCGCGTGGGGCGACGGCGACGCCGACTTCGAGGTCGCCGAGGACGGGCGCGTCCGGGTGCCTCCGGACGATCCCTCCTATACGCTCTCGCGGATCGACCTGAGCGAGGAGGACCTCGAGGGCTACTACTACGGCTACAGCAACCAGGCGCTCTGGCCGCTCTGTCACGGCATGATCTACCCCGTGCGGTGTGACGGGCGCGACTTCGAGCGCTATCGGGCGGTCAACCGCCGCTTCGCCGAGGCCGTCGTCGAGGAGGCCGAGAAGGGGAGCCTGATCTGGTTCCAGGACTACCACTTCGGGCTCGCGCCCCGGTTCGTCCGCCGGGAAGCGCCCGAAGCGCTGCTCACCCAGTTCTGGCACATCCCCTGGCCGACGGCGAACACCTACGAGGTCTGCCCGCAGGCCGAAGCGCTCCTCGACGGGCTGTTGGCGAACGACCTGCTCGTCTTTCACACCGCCGAGTACGTCGAGAACTTCCTCGAGTGCGTCGCCGAGACGGTCCCCGACGCGACCGTCGACCGCGACCGCCGGATCGTCCGGCGCGGCGATCGGACGACGACGGTTCGGGCGTTCCCGCTCGGGATCGACGCCGAACGGACGGAGGAACTCGCGAGCGAGTCGGGCGTCTGGTCCGACCTCGCGGAACGCTACGGGATCGGCGGGCAGACCGTCGCCCTCGGCGTCGATCGGCTCGACTACACCAAGGGGATCCCCGAGCGCATCGACGCCATCGAGCGTTTCTTCGAGGAGAACCCCGACTGGCGCGGCGAGTTCACCTACGTCCAGAACGGCTCGGCGAGTCGCAGCGAGATCGCGAGCTACGAGTACCTCCAACAGCGGGTCGACACCGCGATCCAGCGGGTCAACCGCCGGTTCGGGACCGGGGAGTGGCAGCCGATCGTCCGGATCGACGAGATGCTCCCCGAGGAAGAACTCTACGCGCTGTACCGCCACAGCGACCTCGCGCTGGTGAGCGCGCTCCGCGACGGGATGAACCTCGTCGCGAAGGAGTACGTCGCCTCCCAGATCGACGGCGACGGAGTCCTTCTCCTGTCGAAGTTCGCGGGCGCACACGCGGAACTCGGCGAGGACGCCGTGACGATCAACCCCTTCGACACGCAGGCGTTCGCCGAGGCCATCGAACGGGCGCTCTCGCTGTCGGCGGCCGAACGCGAGGAACGCATGGCCGCCCAGCGACGCCGCGTCACGGAGTACGACCTCCAGGCGTGGATGAACGACGTCCTCGAGACGGCGCTCGACTGCGAGCCCGCACACGATCGGTCCGTGACCCATGCCTGA
- the gvpG gene encoding gas vesicle protein GvpG — protein MFIVDDILFRPFISILDAIHTLAVTEMYDIEGIQSDLKENQLLYELGERDESEYAKRKAELEAELETAELAHEQLDSKNIQIRQ, from the coding sequence ATGTTCATCGTCGACGACATCCTGTTCCGGCCGTTCATCTCGATCCTCGACGCGATCCACACGCTCGCGGTCACGGAGATGTACGACATCGAGGGGATCCAGAGCGACCTGAAGGAGAACCAGCTCCTGTACGAACTGGGCGAGCGCGACGAGAGCGAGTACGCAAAGCGCAAGGCCGAACTCGAGGCGGAACTCGAGACGGCGGAACTGGCACACGAACAGCTCGACAGCAAGAACATCCAGATACGACAATGA
- the gvpH gene encoding gas vesicle protein GvpH, whose amino-acid sequence MTDDNHRETSSLLDVLRHVVETLQDAERSGEGRGTGSGTVSGRHTRTDYGFSVSTGPDPDSLWERLGVDEPSDGSDAETTPTSTDDHLVDVREVEDGVVVLADLPQATAESVTAGIDREENDLVIGFEGEVVERIPLGDADITVADSTFRNGVLEVRLRTDPEEGAS is encoded by the coding sequence ATGACCGACGACAACCACCGCGAGACCTCGTCGCTGCTCGACGTCCTCAGACACGTCGTCGAGACGCTACAGGACGCGGAACGAAGCGGCGAGGGACGGGGAACCGGAAGCGGGACGGTCTCGGGGAGACACACCCGAACCGACTACGGGTTCAGCGTCAGCACTGGCCCCGATCCCGATAGCCTCTGGGAGCGACTCGGGGTCGACGAGCCGTCCGACGGGAGCGACGCGGAGACCACGCCGACGTCCACCGACGACCACCTCGTCGACGTCCGCGAGGTCGAGGACGGCGTGGTCGTGCTCGCGGACCTCCCGCAGGCAACCGCCGAGAGCGTCACCGCCGGGATCGACCGGGAGGAAAACGACCTCGTCATCGGGTTCGAGGGGGAGGTCGTCGAGCGGATTCCGCTCGGGGACGCCGACATCACCGTGGCCGACTCGACGTTCAGAAACGGCGTCCTCGAGGTCCGCCTGCGGACCGACCCCGAGGAGGGTGCGTCGTGA
- the gvpM gene encoding gas vesicle protein GvpM: protein MEPTRPEGHAIVDVLDVLLTEGAIVQADVVVTVADIPLIGINLRAAIAGMTTMVEYGLFTEWDEEIRDQERYRHSEFGRRPRPSLPGSDER from the coding sequence ATGGAGCCGACGCGCCCCGAGGGTCACGCGATCGTCGACGTGCTCGACGTGTTGCTCACGGAGGGTGCGATCGTGCAGGCCGACGTGGTCGTCACCGTCGCGGACATCCCGCTGATCGGAATCAACCTCCGGGCGGCGATCGCCGGCATGACGACGATGGTCGAGTACGGGCTGTTCACCGAGTGGGACGAGGAGATCCGCGATCAGGAGCGGTATCGCCACTCGGAGTTCGGCCGCCGGCCGCGCCCGAGCCTTCCGGGCTCGGACGAACGGTAA
- a CDS encoding ring-cleaving dioxygenase, whose translation MATVSGIHHVTAICDTAGQNIAFYADLLGLRLVKRTVNFDAPDSYHLYYGDETGRPGTLVTFFAWPDALQGRLGTGQAESIAFAVPPGSIEHWADRVGRRGINAEEVERFDERLLRFHGPDALRLELVEAEVDTEPWAGGSVDPEHAIRGLYGVTLAVEGYERTADLLGTMGYDPVGEERDRFRYTVTGDAGSILDVRCRPDLRRGRIGVGSVHHVAFRTADGASQREWRETLAERGLDVTPVLDRKYFESIYFREPGGVLFEIATDGPGFTVDEPEASLGEELQLPEWLEPRRAEIERDLPMIFYR comes from the coding sequence ATGGCAACCGTATCCGGCATCCACCACGTCACGGCGATCTGCGACACCGCGGGGCAGAACATCGCCTTCTACGCCGACCTGCTCGGCCTGCGACTCGTGAAGAGAACGGTCAACTTCGACGCGCCCGACAGCTACCACCTCTACTACGGCGACGAGACCGGCCGGCCCGGCACGCTGGTGACCTTTTTCGCGTGGCCCGACGCCCTGCAGGGACGCCTCGGCACCGGACAGGCCGAGTCGATCGCCTTCGCCGTTCCGCCCGGCTCCATCGAGCACTGGGCCGACCGCGTCGGACGACGGGGGATCAACGCCGAGGAGGTCGAGCGCTTCGACGAGCGTCTCCTCAGATTTCACGGCCCCGACGCGCTGCGTCTCGAACTCGTCGAGGCCGAGGTCGACACGGAGCCGTGGGCCGGCGGATCGGTCGACCCCGAGCACGCGATCCGCGGGCTGTACGGCGTGACGCTCGCGGTCGAGGGCTACGAGCGAACCGCGGATCTGCTCGGGACGATGGGATACGATCCCGTGGGTGAGGAGCGCGATCGCTTCCGATACACGGTAACGGGCGACGCCGGGTCGATCCTCGACGTCCGGTGTCGCCCCGACCTGCGCCGCGGGCGGATCGGCGTCGGCAGCGTCCACCACGTCGCGTTTCGAACCGCGGACGGGGCCTCCCAACGGGAGTGGCGCGAGACGCTCGCCGAGCGCGGCCTCGACGTCACCCCGGTGCTCGACCGCAAGTACTTCGAGTCGATCTACTTCCGGGAGCCGGGCGGCGTGCTCTTCGAGATCGCGACCGACGGGCCGGGGTTCACCGTCGACGAACCCGAGGCGTCACTGGGCGAGGAGCTCCAGCTACCGGAGTGGCTCGAACCCCGGCGCGCGGAGATCGAACGCGACCTGCCGATGATCTTCTACAGGTAG